Within the Calorimonas adulescens genome, the region AATTTACAATAGAAGGGAGTATAAAACATGAGACTGGCTATAGGGAGCGATCATGGTGGATTCACACTGAAAGAGAGCATAAAGAAACATCTTTTAGAACGTGGTATTGAAGTTGAGGACTTTGGCATATTTTCTGAGGAGTCTGTGGATTATCCAGACTATGCACTGAGGGTAGGTGAAGCGGTGGCAGATGGCAGGTTTGATGGTGGGATCCTGTGCTGTGGCACAGGGATTGGTATGAGTATAGCTGCCAACAAGGTTAA harbors:
- the rpiB gene encoding ribose 5-phosphate isomerase B, whose protein sequence is MRLAIGSDHGGFTLKESIKKHLLERGIEVEDFGIFSEESVDYPDYALRVGEAVADGRFDGGILCCGTGIGMSIAANKVKGIRAAHVTDCFSARYAKEHNNANIICLGGRITGPGLADMIVDQWLDAEFQGGRHSRRIEKISDIETKYLHGEEC